From the Clostridium cagae genome, the window CAGAAGAACAAAAAACCACGAGAGATAGTGACTATTGTATGTTTCATAGAGTAGTTAAGGAAGAAGAAGTTAGGGTTAAAGACAATATAGCTTTTTATAATAACGAACCCTATACTGGAATTACATCAAAATTTATAGATGATGATAGTATAAGTAGCATAGTATTAACTAAACTTACAGGGTATATTAATGGCAAGAAGGATGGTTTTGAATTATCATGGGAGCCTGAAGAAATAATTAATCCAGAGGATGTAGAAAAGTATGGAATTCATGAAGGTGATTATTGCTGGTGGTCAAAAGCATTAATAAAAGAAATATCTTATTATAAAATGGGAAAATTAATTGACCACCAAGAATGGGATAATAGCTTTGCAAAAGAATAAAAATATAAGGTAGGAATAAATAAAATGAAAATGGATTTTATTAAGAAAAAAGAATGTTATTAGTAGTTTATAATATCACTTAGGATTTAGTTATCTTAAGTGATTTTTATTTTAGTTTGGAAAACTTAATGTAAAGAAATGTCTAATATTAACGAAGATATATTATGTATAGATTATATTTCTAAAAATGGAATTAATTATTGTAGATTGAAAGTGAAATAAAAATTAAAAAAATATATGAAATAACTTAATGATATGGTTTGTAAAAATTATTAAAGAAGATATTGGGTTATAGAATAAAAATCACTTTTAAAATCTTTAATATAGGTGATTATAATAAAAAACATGAAGTATAACATAAGAAAACTAGAATTTGTAATAAGAAGAAAGAAAAACAGGGGGATGAATAATGGCCATTATTGGGATTGATTTAGGAACTACTAATAGTTTGGTATCTCATTTTACAGAGGGTGGACCTACTATTATACCAAATAGATTAGGAGATTTATTAACTCCATCTGTAGTAAGTATAGATGAAAATGAGCAAATTTATATTGGAAAGATTGCAAGAGAAAGACAAAGTGTTTATCCAGATAATACTGTTTCTATATTTAAAAGAAGTATGGGAAGTGAAAAGGTATTTAAACTTGGCAGTAAGGAGTTTTTACCAGAGGAATTATCTTCTTTTGTGCTTCGTTCTTTAAAGGAAGATGCAGAATTCTATTTAAAAGAAGAAGTAGTTGAAGCAATTATTAGTGTACCAGCATATTTTAATGATGCTCAACGTAAAGCAACTAAAAGAGCAGGGGAGCTTGCAGGATTAAAGGTTGAAAGATTAATTAATGAACCAACGGCAGCCGCTATAGCTTATGGACTTAATCAAAAGAAAGATAATACAAAATTTTTAGTATTCGATCTTGGTGGAGGCACATTTGATGTTTCTATTTTAGAATTATATAAAAATATTATGGAGGTAAGAGCAGTAGCTGGTAATAATTATTTAGGTGGAGAAGACTTTACTGAGATAATTGAAAATATGTTTATTAATTCATATAAGCTTGATAAGCAAAATCTTGATAATAAAACTTTATCTAATATAAGAAGACAAGCTGAAATTACTAAATTAAGTTTTAGTAAAGAAAAAGATGTAATAATGAAATGTAAAGTTGAAGAGGAAGTATTACAATATAGCTTAAATTTAGATGATTATGAAAAGTCATGCCAGTTAATACTGAAAAAGCTTAGAAGACCTATTGAAAGAGCTTTAAGTGATGCATCTATAAAGATTAGAGAAATAGATAGTATTGTTCTTGTTGGAGGTGCAACCAAGTTACCTATTATAAGAAATTTTGTTGCTAAATTATTTGGAAGATTGCCTCTTGTGCATATTAATCCTGATGAAGCAGTAGCTTTAGGTGCTGCTATTCAAGGTGCTATGAAATCTAGAAATAAGGCTATTAGAGAAATAGTTTTAACAGATGTGTGTCCATATACGTTAGGTACAAGTATTTCAATTGAAAAAGCCAATGGGAATTATGAAAGTGGACATTTTTATCCAATAATTGAGAGAAATACTATAATTCCTGTTAGTAAAATTGATAGATTATATACCATATATGATAATCAAAATTTTATATCAGTAAAGGTGCTGCAAGGCGAAAGTAGATTATCTAAAGATAATATTTATCTTGGAGAAATCAATGTACCAGTTCCAAAAGGAAAAGGTGGAGAACAATCTATAGACATACGTTATACATATGATATTAACGGAATATTGGAAGTGGAAGTTACAGTAGTTAGTACTGAATTTAAGAAAAGAATAGTTATAAGAAATAATTCTAATTCTATGAGTGATGAAGAGGTTGAAAAAAGGTTAGAAGAACTTAAGGAACTTAAAATTCATCCAAGAGAAGAAGAAGAAATTAAACTTCTTTTATCTAGAGGTGAGAGGTTGTATGAAGAAAATATAGGGGAAAGAAGAGAATATATAGCTAAACTTCTTGAAGAATTTGAAAATATATTGGATAAACAAGATAAAAGAGAAGCTGAAAAAGCAGCAAAAGAACTTAAAGAAGTGTTAGAAAATATTGATGATGAATGGTTATAGGAGGATTTTATGGACACGTGGTTAGTACTAGGAATAAAAGAAACTAAAGATAAAAATTTAATAAAAGAAGCTTATATGGAAAGGTTAAGCATTTATAATCCTGAAGATGATGCAGAAGGATTTCAAAGGTTAAGGGCAGCTTATGAAGAGGCTTTGAAGATGGCAGATGAGTGTGATATAGATGAAGATAACTCTCCAGCAGGAATATGGATTAATAAGGTTAGAAAATTATATAATCAGTTTTCTTTAAGAATTAATGAAAAATATTGGAGAAAGTTATTAGAAGAAGATGTTTGTTTTCAATTGGATTCAGCAGAAGAAGTTAGTGATAAGTTACTTACATTTCTTATGGATGAATATTATATACCAAGTAAGATATTTAAGTTATTTGATGAAAGTTTTAATTGGAGTGAAAAAGAAGAAGAACTTAAACAAAGCTATCATGAAAACTTTGTTGATTTTTTGATGTATAAAATAGACAGCAATGATGACATAAGATATGAACTTTTTAACTGTGATGAAGATAGAAATTATGATGAATTTATATATCTTTTTTATGAATTAAGATCAGCATTAAAAAAGGATAAACTAGATGAATCAAAAAAAATATTGGATAGGATAGACGGTTTCAATATTGATCATCCAGATATGACTATATTAAAAATTAAGTATTATATTTATACTAAAGAATTTGAAAATGCTAAAAAATTAGGAGATAAACTAATAGAACAATATAAAGATCAATATTCTTATTTTATATTAGCACAAGTTGAATTTTATTTAGGTGGGGAACATATAAAAAAAGCTAAGGAATATTATGAAAAAGTTCTTGAGGAAGATGGCGGAAATATAGGTGCTATAAAGGGGCTTGCAGATTGTTGTTTTGAATTTGGCGAATACGAAGATGCAAAGGAATATTATATAAAAGTGCTAGATATTTATCCTTATAATGAATATATAATGACCTGTGCTCGTGATACAAATTTAAAGCTTATAGAAAAGTATAAAGAAGAAATTAATAGTTCAGAAGGTAATGAACTTAAATTTAAATTAGCTTGGCTACAATTTCAAGTATACGCTTATGAGGATACAAAAGAGACTGCTAAAAGCATAAAACCAGAAGAGGATGAAAAGTGCGAGTACTATGATTTATTAGGAAGAACTTATTCTGAATTAAATAGATATGAAGAAGCTCTTGTTTTATTTGAAAAGTGGTATGAGATAAATGATGATGAAAATAATACGCCGTATATTTGTGTTCAAAAGGGTAAACAACTTGAAAATTTAAATAAATTATACGAAAGTTTAGAATGGTATAATAAAGCTTTAGAATTAAGACATGACTATGGAGAAGCTAATTTTAGAAAGTGTAGAGTACTTAATAAATTAAATAGATATGAGGAAGCTGTAGATGCATGCAATATAGCATTAGAATTTGATGCTAATAATGCACATGTGTATTTATGCAAAGGGGAAGCTCTTTATAAATTAGAGAACTTTAGGGAATCACTAAAAAGCTTAGAAGAGTGTATAAGTATATATCCTTATTTTACAGATGCGTATAGTATTGAAATTAAAATATATTATACAGTAGGACAGTATGAAGATGCATTAAGTTTAATAAGGGAAACTGAAGATTATCATATAACAAATAGAGAAATTCAAATATACAAAGTTAGAATATTAAGAAAATTAGAAGAATATGATGAAGCTTTTGATTTAGCTAACAAACTTTTAGAAGAAGAAGGCCATAAAGATGAAATTTACTATGAGTTATCTTTATTAAGTTCTTATGAACAAGAGTATGATAAAGCAATTTCTTATGTTAATGAGTGTATAAAAATAGACGAAGATAAATTAAGCAATTATTATTTGCGTATGAGCATATATAAGGATTTAAAACAATATGATAATGCTTTAAAAGATGCGGATATAATTATAAGTAAAGGTAATAATCAAGATGCTGCTTATGAGAGAAAAGCAATGTTATATGATGAAATGGGCTTATATAAAAAATGCATAAAGTGTTATATAGAAGCTATAAAAATAGAACCTAACTATGATGAATATTACAATAGTCTTGGACTAGTTTACGAAAAATTGGAAAAGTTTAAAGAAGCTTTTAAGTGTTATGAAAAAGCTATAGAGGTAAATCCTAAACAAATGTATTCCTATTGTAATATAGCTAATTTGTATGGGAATTGGCGTGGAGATTATGAAAAGAAAATAGAGTATCTAGAGAAACAAATGGAATTTAATAATGACTATGAATATTTTTATAATACAATAGGTGTAACTTATGCTTATGATTTAAACGATTATGAAAATGCAATAAAGTATTTTAGTAAGACAGCAGCTATAGATAAGGAAAATGATTATGCTTTTGTAAATTTGGGATATTGCTATGGTTTATTAGAAGATTATACAAAAGCTATTGAATGTTATACAAGAGGATTAGAAATAACAGGTGGTAACGAATATATATATAATCAACTTGGAAACTTATATGAAAATGATTTGAATGATTATAATAAAGCAATTGAAAATTACAAGAATGTTATGAAGTTAAACCCTGAAGATAGAAATGGATATTCTGATATTGCAAATTGTTATAGAAAGTTAGAGTATTATAGCGAGGCGCTAACTTATTATCAAAAACAAATTGAAGCAACTGGTAAGACGGCTTATTTATATAATTGTATAGGTGTATTATATGAAATAAGATTTGAAAATTATGAAAAGGCAATTGAAAATTATAAAAAAGCAGTTGAACTTGATCCTGAACATAAGGATGCATATAAAAATATTGGAGATTGTTATGAAAAGGCATGGGATAATCATGAGGAAGCTATTAAATATTATAAAAAGCAAGAAAAATACTTAGATGATACAAGGAAGATTAGCCTTGAAATAGCGGATTCATATGATCAATTAGGTAAGACAGAAAGTGCTAAAAATTATTATAGAAAGGCATTAGAATATTACTTAGAATTAATTGAAGACGGTGAAGAGCATGCTTGTACGTATAAAAGTGTAGCACGTTGTTATAGTAAAACAGGTGATAATGATAAAGCTTATGAATTTTATATAAAAGCAATTAAAACAGCACCAATTAGTTGTGATTGTGATGAAAAACAATGCCATTCAGGATATTTTGGTATTGGTAAAATCCATAAGGAAAATAAAGAGTATGACAAGGCTTTAGAATGTTTTGATAAAGCTTTAGAAATAAAATCAGATGATGAGGAATACAAAGAAGAAAAAGATAAGGTTTTAGAATTAATTAAAAGATAATTATAAAAAGTAAAATGGATTCTCTATTAATGTGAATCCATTTTTATTTATCTTTCAATTAACTCTTTACAAATAAAACCATATAATGTATTATGAATACATAAAGTCAAATTGATAATATCTAAAAGATATTATCAGAAAAATCTCTTAGTTAAATAGTGTAGAGGTGAAAAAGTATGAATAAAGAAAAACTATATATAGATGAGAAAATATTTTTGAAAAACTATGATATTAATGAGTTTGAAAGACCTAGTGTCACAAATGATGTAATAATATTTACCACTGATGATGTGTTAGAAGAAAATTCACGCAAAGTTCCAAGAAAGGGTATGGAAGTGCTTTT encodes:
- a CDS encoding molecular chaperone HscC, whose protein sequence is MAIIGIDLGTTNSLVSHFTEGGPTIIPNRLGDLLTPSVVSIDENEQIYIGKIARERQSVYPDNTVSIFKRSMGSEKVFKLGSKEFLPEELSSFVLRSLKEDAEFYLKEEVVEAIISVPAYFNDAQRKATKRAGELAGLKVERLINEPTAAAIAYGLNQKKDNTKFLVFDLGGGTFDVSILELYKNIMEVRAVAGNNYLGGEDFTEIIENMFINSYKLDKQNLDNKTLSNIRRQAEITKLSFSKEKDVIMKCKVEEEVLQYSLNLDDYEKSCQLILKKLRRPIERALSDASIKIREIDSIVLVGGATKLPIIRNFVAKLFGRLPLVHINPDEAVALGAAIQGAMKSRNKAIREIVLTDVCPYTLGTSISIEKANGNYESGHFYPIIERNTIIPVSKIDRLYTIYDNQNFISVKVLQGESRLSKDNIYLGEINVPVPKGKGGEQSIDIRYTYDINGILEVEVTVVSTEFKKRIVIRNNSNSMSDEEVEKRLEELKELKIHPREEEEIKLLLSRGERLYEENIGERREYIAKLLEEFENILDKQDKREAEKAAKELKEVLENIDDEWL
- a CDS encoding tetratricopeptide repeat protein gives rise to the protein MDTWLVLGIKETKDKNLIKEAYMERLSIYNPEDDAEGFQRLRAAYEEALKMADECDIDEDNSPAGIWINKVRKLYNQFSLRINEKYWRKLLEEDVCFQLDSAEEVSDKLLTFLMDEYYIPSKIFKLFDESFNWSEKEEELKQSYHENFVDFLMYKIDSNDDIRYELFNCDEDRNYDEFIYLFYELRSALKKDKLDESKKILDRIDGFNIDHPDMTILKIKYYIYTKEFENAKKLGDKLIEQYKDQYSYFILAQVEFYLGGEHIKKAKEYYEKVLEEDGGNIGAIKGLADCCFEFGEYEDAKEYYIKVLDIYPYNEYIMTCARDTNLKLIEKYKEEINSSEGNELKFKLAWLQFQVYAYEDTKETAKSIKPEEDEKCEYYDLLGRTYSELNRYEEALVLFEKWYEINDDENNTPYICVQKGKQLENLNKLYESLEWYNKALELRHDYGEANFRKCRVLNKLNRYEEAVDACNIALEFDANNAHVYLCKGEALYKLENFRESLKSLEECISIYPYFTDAYSIEIKIYYTVGQYEDALSLIRETEDYHITNREIQIYKVRILRKLEEYDEAFDLANKLLEEEGHKDEIYYELSLLSSYEQEYDKAISYVNECIKIDEDKLSNYYLRMSIYKDLKQYDNALKDADIIISKGNNQDAAYERKAMLYDEMGLYKKCIKCYIEAIKIEPNYDEYYNSLGLVYEKLEKFKEAFKCYEKAIEVNPKQMYSYCNIANLYGNWRGDYEKKIEYLEKQMEFNNDYEYFYNTIGVTYAYDLNDYENAIKYFSKTAAIDKENDYAFVNLGYCYGLLEDYTKAIECYTRGLEITGGNEYIYNQLGNLYENDLNDYNKAIENYKNVMKLNPEDRNGYSDIANCYRKLEYYSEALTYYQKQIEATGKTAYLYNCIGVLYEIRFENYEKAIENYKKAVELDPEHKDAYKNIGDCYEKAWDNHEEAIKYYKKQEKYLDDTRKISLEIADSYDQLGKTESAKNYYRKALEYYLELIEDGEEHACTYKSVARCYSKTGDNDKAYEFYIKAIKTAPISCDCDEKQCHSGYFGIGKIHKENKEYDKALECFDKALEIKSDDEEYKEEKDKVLELIKR